The segment TTATAGATCGTGTAGATGAAGAGTACTTGAAAGAGAGAGTGTTCTCAGAAGAAGAAAAAGAGATTTACTCAGATGCTATACCAAAACTAATAGCGGATGAATTAGAGAAATTATTTGAATTAAAGATAAAAGGAGCTCTTAGTCCAGAAGAGTTTAGTCAACAGAAAAAGAAATTACTAGAGTAGGTTTTTTAGCCTAAATACGTATAAGCTTATTCTAGTTCTCTTAAAATTATTGAGAGGCGTGCATCTAGGGTTATTACTTATTTAAAGGCTAATTTGAATAAAAAAGGCAGATAGAGAGTAGAGGCGAATTAATAAGCAACTATACGCATGGCAGGGCTGTATTATCGTATTTATCGGAGGTGTGTTTCAATCTGAATTTATAAATATTTTAAATATGAAAAATCTTGCTATAAAATATTTTGATAAACCTAACCTTTATCTGAAAAAATAGTGTAAATTGTAAGTGTTAACCAACTACAAAGTCTAAAAACAATGAACCAAGGTCTAGTTATATTTTCCTTAGTCTTATTGGCAGCTATTCTATTAGTATTATGGCTGAGTCAATATAAGACGGTAAAAGAATTTTACGATACGGGAGAAGTAAGACGAATATATCGCTTGAAAAACAATCAGAAACAGGGGATAGAAAAAGTCTATTATAAGTCTGGAGAACTCAATAAAGAAAAGCATTGGAAACATGGAGTTCTTATAGGTAAATCTGTTACGTACTATAGAACAGGTGAGAAATATATTATAGATACCTATAACTCTGGTAATCTAGTAGATACTGTTATCTTAAATACAGCTTGTAACCAAGCGAAGTAAATGAAAGGAGAATCTCTATGAGTGATTTATTGAATAAGCTTACTGGAAAACAAGCCTTGCAAGATAGAAAACTTGCTAAGGAGATAAAAAAAACAGCCCAACATAAAATTGATGAGTATGTAACTCATACTGAAAACTTGAATGCAGAACTTAATTCAGCCATCGAAAATCTGGCACAAGTTAAGTTGTCCGCCCTACAAGATACTCTGGCCCACTTCTTATCTCTATTAAGAGACTTACAAGAAAACAATCCCGAAGTATATCGTCAACTACTCAAAGAAATAGAGTTAGATGATGCTTCAATGGCTCGCTTGATATTAATGGATATGAAGGTACATGATATTAGCGAAGCCCCTTTAAATAAGGTAGCTATAGCGACTGTTGCTTGTATAGGTGTTCCTGCTTTTGTTAAAGGAGCTGTTGATACGTATGCCGTAGCAACATCAGGTACTACTTTGTCCTCTTTAGCTGGCTCAACCGATATCCATTCTATTTTATCTTATTTGGTAGGTGGAGGTATTCTTTCTACTGCAACATTGGCAGCAACAGGTGCTTTAGCTATTGTTTCTGCTGGTTTGTTGGCATCACAACACTATTCTAACAAATTATCTAAGGCTACCGAGTTCAAAATAGAAGTAGATGAGGCTTGTGAAAAGATGGAGCAGTCTTGGGGTACTATGGGCGAAATAAAGAACTTAGTATGCAAAGCAAGTGCTGTATTGAGTGCTATACACCAAGAAAGTAAGAAAGAGCTCAATTATTTTGAACCAATTATTCCAGACTTTGAAGTAGAACATCATTATCACTTACAGCGATTCAAAGATATGGCTAGGTGGATTAAGATGATGGGTTTATTGGCTAAAACTCCTTTATTTGATAATCAAATGAATATCAATAAAGAAACTGATGAGCTATTAAATCAAACAGAAGAAAGTCTAGGAGTAGTAGCTTTTTAATTTGACTGTATTATCCTTAGATTGGGCTAAAAGTCCTCTTTTAGCCATTTTATAGAATTAATTTATATAATAAAAGAGGAGAGTATCATTGTACAATAAATGATATTCTCCTCTACTTATTTATTCGTATAATCCAACTTTAAGAATATTACTTATCCAATTCTTTAGTTATTCTATTTAATAATGCTTTTCCTTTATTGAGCAGTTCTACATAATCTTGTTCTGGGTGAATAGTAAATGCAGCTAGCGTTTGCTGGAGTTCCTCTAATAAAGCATTATTCTTTTTACTTGGATTGCTTTTTAGTTTAGTCTGAAGAATTTTGATCTTTTCTACATCTTGGATTCCCTCAATTAATCTTTCAAAGCGAATAGAACTTCTTGCATCTGGATAGACAATGTAAGTGTCTCCAGCAGGCCAAGTTCTAAATCGAGAGTCTGTCAACGGGTTTTCAACCCATGAATTGTATGCCCAACGTAGGAATCCGTCTAGCCCAGATGCTAAAGCATACCAACCCGCATAAACTGCTTCGGCGGGTTCTGAAAAAGTAAACGTATTGGGGAATGCATCAGAGCAGCACACATAATAAGTAGTGATAAGTCCTTCTTCCTTTCTTTTTTGAATATCTTCTTGTTCAAACTTAGCACCAGCAGCCAAGCTTATTTCTTTTATGAATGGATATTTCTTGTAACTTTTTTGGTTGTCTGCATAGGATATTCCTAGTTCGGGCGCTTCTTTTTGTAGCATTTCTATTGTTGCCTCCATTTCTTTAGGAGTGCGTTCATCCATTGCAATATTAGTAATCTTCAACCAACCCTTTTCTGCTAAATGAGCTTTAAAGTCGGTAAAGAAGTGGTGCCATACCTTATTAAATAGATCCGATCCAGGGTTTGCTTGTATAGTTACCCTTTCACCCGATGCAGCATCTTGATAGTGCAATTCATTATTCCACGGAACTACAGAATAACAATTAATCATTTTATTGATACCTAGCTCCATCATTAAGCTTACCCATTTGTCAAAAATAGTATAGTCATAAGTCCAACTATCATCTTCATTTTTAGTCCAAGTAATCATGTCCGCGTAGGTATCATAACATTGGTTATTCCAGGGGTCTTTATTTAATGTGGTTGTAATTACTTTTTGTCCAGCATCTGCCAACATCTTCATCACAGGTTTTAATGCTTCAAAGTGAGCATCACTCCATAGTTCTATATCTTGAACTCGGGCCACAGCAGCAGGGTGTTGCCATAAGTCTAAATGGTAGGTCCATTTATTAGGTGCAGGTAGAGTTTCATTGGTTACCTCTAGTTCAAAAGCCAAGGTTTTATCTTTTGCGTCTTTTGAATGTATCGTTATAGAAGAGGAGTAGAGTCCGGCTGGTGTGCCATGAGGAATATTCACCGTAATCCATATCGGGCGTACAGTATTACTCTCTATATCCATAGTTGTAATATTGTCAAGCATATCTGGAGCCAGTGAAGCTGCAAAGTCTTCTGGTTGACGGTATCCACAGCCTTCTCCAAATTCATCAGTCATTACATATCTTACAAAACGGAGTTCAGCAATAGAAGCTGGTAAATTATGATGTGGAGATTGAAAGCTACTTATACTTATCTCTACTTCTTCTACAGATTGCGTACTCCATAGCAAAATTTGAGAAGAAACCTTTTCTCCTTTCCATCCTGTTATGCGATGTGTAGTTTGGTATTCACCAATTTTAGGTTCTTCTGATTTGTAATATTTCTTGTCAATAGAAACATAAGATATATTTAAACCCTCGGGTGTAGATGTCCAAGGTTCTACTGAAGATTTACTAGGATCATCTAGTTCCGAAAACTGACTATATGTTTTGGTAATTGTATTTTGAGCTGGTTTACAACTTGACAAAATGATACCAGATAAAGCTATTGTTGAGAGGAGAATATTTTTGTATGAATAAATGCGCATGTGTTGTTTTCAATTAGTCTATGTGAATTTAATATCTTAACAAAGGCAAAGGTAAGTTTATTTATCGACTTTTACTTAACTCTTATTTTTTATATAATAACCCATCATTTTGTATACTATAATTAGTAAAATATTTTCTTTTATTATTTCCTTTTAAATTCTTTATTTCCATCTTTCATTCTTCTTTTTTAGTTACTTTTTTGAGCTGATCTTTTATTGATGACTTGATCTATATCAATTTAATATTTATTACGTTTTTAGTGTATAAGTATATAATCTTTACAAATGTTAATATGTCATTTTGTAAAATAAAGAAGATTGTATTTTAATATAATAGCCAAATAATGTTTTATATATGCTGTATAAGCCCTTTTGTTTGCCCTAAAAATATAAATTAAGATTTATTTGTAATAAAATATCACTAAAATACCAAAGTATAAAAATCGGTTTTTAATACATTTTTGTGTAATATATGCATATAAGCTTCAAGAATATTATGGTAGAATGCTTTTAATTCACTATTTTTGTGCCTTCGTAAGAGTGAGAGATTTAAGTGTCTTTTATTTTTACTAAATACATGTTTAATGTGACATACTTATAACTAGCGCATATAGCACTAGCTAGAGCATGTTTAAGTAGGACCCATTAGACATTTGGTAATCAATAGATAAGTAATCGTATGGATTACTTCTAAATATTAATCTTTAAATAAACACATTATGAATGCTTATAAAGGTTTTAAGTGTGGTAAATGGGTAGATGAGATTGATGTGAATAACTTCATTCTTGAAAACTATACCGAATACACTGGAAACGAATCTTTTTTGGCAGGCCCTACTGAAGCAACAACTAAACTTTGGTCTCTACTAACAGAAATGTTTAAAGAGGAAAAACAAAGAGGAGTTTATGATGCTGAAACCCGAATTCCATCCCAAATTGACAGTTATGGTGCTGGATACCTAGACAAAGACTTAGAAAAAATTGTAGGTGTGCAGACTGACAAACCTCTTAAAAGAGCCATTTTTCCCAATGGTGGTTTAAGAATGGTTAAACAAAGTCTTGAGGAGTATGGTTACGAACTAGATCCCCAAACAGAAGAGGTTTTTACAAAATATCGTAAAACTCACAACGATGGTGTTTTCGCTGCATATACAGCTAGTGTTAGAAATGCTAGAAGTAATGCAATTATCACTGGTCTTCCTGATGCTTATGGACGTGGTCGTATTATTGGTGACTACCGTCGTGTAGCTCTTTATGGAGTAGATCGTTTGATACAACAAAGAAAAGATTACTTTGCTAATACTGATCCTGTAGAGCTGGACGAAGAGAAAATTCGTTCACGTGAAGAGCTTACTGATCAGATAAATGCTTTAAAAGCACTAAAACGTATGGCTGCTGCTTATGGATTTGATATTTCAAAACCAGCAGAAACAGCTCAAGAAGCTATCCAATGGACATACTTTGCTTACTTAGGTGCTATTAAAGATCAGAATGGTGCGGCTATGAGCCTTGGTCGTACTTCTACATTCCTTGATATTTTCATTGAAAGAGACATTCAGAATGGTGTTATAACCGAAGAAGAAGCTCAAGAAATGATGGACCATTTCATCATGAAGCTTCGTATGGTGCGTTTCTTACGTACTCCAGAATACGATGAGCTATTCTCTGGTGATCCAGTGTGGGTTACTGAGTCTATTGGTGGTATGACTAAAGATGGTAAGTCTTTGGTTACTAAAAATAGCTTCCGTATCCTTCATACATTATATAATTTAGGCCCATCTCCAGAGCCAAACTTAACTGTTCTTTGGAGTGAGAGTCTTCCTGAAAACTGGAAGAAATATTGTGCTAAGGTTTCTATTGATACTTCATCATTACAATACGAAAATGACGACTTAATGCGTGCTCAGTTAGGTCAGGATTATGGTATTGCTTGTTGTGTATCTCCTATGGAAATCGGAAAACAAATGCAGTTCTTTGGTGCTCGTGCCAACTTACCTAAAGCTCTTCTTTATACCATCAATGGCGGTAAAGACGAACGCACTAAAGCTCAAGTTACACCTACAACTTTTGAGAAAGTTACTGGTGAGTATCTTGACTTTGATGAAGTGTGGACTAAGTTTGACAAGATGCTTGATTGGATTGCTGAGACTTATGTGAAAGCTCTAAATGTTATTCATTACATGCACGATAAGTACTCTTATGAAGCACTAGAAATGGCTCTTCATGATCTAGATGTACATCGTACTCAAGCTTTCGGTATTGCTGGTATTTCTATTGTGGCAGACTCTTTTGCTGCTATGAAATATGGTAGAGTGAGAGTGGTAAGAGACGAGAGCGGCGATGCAATCGATTACGTTGTTGAAAAAGAGTACGTACCTTATGGTAACAACGATGATAATACAGACCAATTTGCAGTTACTATCGTAAAAATGTTTATGGATAAGATCAGAAGTCATAAAATGTATAGAAACGCAACACCAACTCAGTCTGTTTTAACGATCACATCCAACGTGGTATATGGAAAGAAGACAGGAAATACTCCTGATGGTCGTAGAGCAGGTGAACCTTTTGGTCCTGGTGCCAATCCTATGCACGGGCGTGATACTCGTGGAGCTGTAGCTTCTTTATCTTCTGTTGCAAAACTTCCTTTTGAAGATGCAAATGATGGTATCTCATATACGTTCGCAATTACTCCTAATACTTTAGGTCAGAATGCAGATGAGAAAAAAGAAAATCTAGTAAACTTGATGGATGGATACTTCAACCAAACAGGACAACACCTTAACGTTAACGTATTCGATCGTGATTTGCTGATTGACGCTATGGAACATCCCGAAAATTATCCACAGCTTACTATCCGTGTTTCAGGATATGCAGTAAACTTTGTGAAACTAACGAGAGAACAACAACTTGATGTAATCAATAGAACGATTACGACTAAGTTCTAAGGTTCAGTACGTTGAAATAAATTAAAAGAAATAGTCGAGTTCATTATTGTAACTCGGCTATTTCTTGTTTTAAAATAGGAGAGAAGATGGTAAAAGGTTTAATACATTCGTTTGAGTCCTTTGGGACAAAAGATGGTCCAGGTATTCGGTTTGTTCTGTTTTTACAGGGTTGTCCTTTGCGTTGCCTTTTTTGTCATAACCCCGATACTTGGCTAGGTAAAGACTATAAAATGGAGCTAACTGTAGATGAGGCTTTTGCTGAAATACAGAAGGTAAAGGGTTTTATTAAAAAGGGAGGAGTTACTATTTCGGGCGGGGAACCGCTCATGCAGGCCGACTTTATTTACGAGCTATTTGAGAAATGCAAAGAAGCTGGTATTCATACTGCAGTAGATACATCGGGTTTTATACAAACAAAACGTGTAAAAGAAGTATTGGAGTTAACCGATTTAGTTCTACTAGATGTAAAGCATATTGATCCTGATAAATATAAGGCATTAACGAGTAAACCTCTTCAACCAACTCTCGACTTTTTAAATTATCTTGATGAGATCAATAAATCGGTGTGGATAAGATATGTACTGATTCCTGGTTATACAGATGCTGAAGATGATCTTCATAACTGGTGTAAGGAGATGGTGAAGCATAAAAATATCCAGCGTATTGATTTATTACCTTTTCATCAGATGGGACAGCATAAATGGGAACAGATGGGACTTCAATATAAGCTAAAAGATATTGTTCCTCCCACTAATGAGCAGATTAGTAAAGCTGAAGAAATCATTCTTAGTTACAATTTGCCTTTAGCCCTAAGAGCATAACTCTGTGAAGTGTTATAAAACTCCTATATAAAGGAGTATTTATTTAGTTAGTTTTTGGCTCTTGCCAAGCGTGTTAGGTTAAAAGAGTTCTGTCGGTTGAAGCCTTACTTTGAGTAAACTTCAATTGGCAATCTCTTTTTCATAAAAAGAGGGAATATATACTATCCCCTCTTAATAATCAGCTATGAAATTCCTGATAAACTCCTAGAGATGGAGTTCTATCTTATTTGCTTTTCCCTTGATTAGCTACCGATTCCATTAGCTTTTTAATTTCTTCAGGATCTCCTAAGAAATAATCTTTGGTTAGCTTCAAATCATCATCAAATTCAAAAACATAAGGTACAGCTGTAGGTAGATTTAATTCGGAAATAGCTTCATCTGAAATACCTTTTAAATGCTTGATAATACCTCTCAAACTATTTCCATGAGCTGCTACAAGTATCTGATCGCACTTTTTAAGAGCTGGATAAATTTCACACTCCCAATAAGGCATAATACGTTCAATCGTTTCTTTTAATGACTCTGTAAGTGGAAGATAATCAGAAGGTACATCTTGATATCTAGGATCTATAAACGGACTTCTATCATCATTTTTCTCTAGTGCTGCTGGAGCAATATCATAACTTCTTCTCCAGATATGTACCTGCTCGTCACCATACTTAACTGCTGTTTCCGATTTATTCAAACCTTGTAATGCACCATAATGCTTCTCGTTGAGCCTCCATGATTTCTCTACTGGTATCCAGTCTTGATCCATCACATCGAGAGTTACATTTAATGTTTTTATGGCTCTCTTTAGGTAGGAAGTATAGGCTTTATCGAAATGGAAATTGGCTTCTTTCAGCAATTTACCAGCTTTTTTAGCTTCTTCCACTCCTTGTTCGGATAGATCTACATTCATCCATCCTGTAAATTTATTTTCTTTATTCCATGTACTTTGTCCATGGCGTAACAAAACTATCTTTTTCATTCTCTAATTTATTAAATTATTTGGCAGTGATTACAATTTGCACGTCCATGTTGTCTTCAATAATTTTATCCTTTAAATCTTTAAAAATATTTTTAGAACCATAGTTGACACCCCATTGGGTACGGTCAATGGCAAAAGTATCTGTCACTGCTGTGTAAATATCGTTTTCCAGAGTAATCGTAGCATTAAATGTGATATTCTTAGTTTCTTCCTTCATCTTTAGGTTACCTTCAATCTGATAGTAATTATCAGATAATAGGGTAGTACTTGTGATTTGGAATGATGCTTCAGGATACTTTTCAACATCAAAGAAGTCGGCACTCTTGAGATGATTTACGAGCATATCGTTCAATTTACCATCTGTTAAGTCTTTATCTACAATAGAGTTCATATCAATGATAAAAGTACCTGATAGAAGTTGGTCTTTGTCTATTGATAAATTACCCGATGTAAGTGATAAAACACCATGATGGCTACCACCAACTTTATGACCCGCCCAGTTTATTACAGATGTAGCTGGATCTATACGAAGAGTTTGTTGGGTAGCTGTTGCAACTTCTTTGGCATCAGTTGCTTCGATCGGTTTTTGTTTATTTCCCGACCCACAAGCAGCTAAACCTAGAGCTGCAACTAATACGAATAAGGGTTTTTGTTTCATAAAATTACTCTTAATTGGATTCTTTCTATATAACACTCAACTCATTTTATTTGTTGAGTGTAAGTATAAAAAAGAAAGACTTATCAGCAAGAATCTCTATTCTTTACTAAAAATAAAAAATTGTATAGGTTGTTTTTATATTTGAAGAGAATTGTATAATAATACGTATCAGAAAGGCGACTTTTTACGGTCTTAGTCATAATTGCGCTATATCAGGGTTAAAATGATGACATGTCGGTGTCATGATGAAACGATGTCGGTGTCAGAATATGTTTCTGATTTTAGAATAACTGATGTGAATGAATATTTATAATTTAGGCTTATAAATATACCATTAAGCGATAAATAAAAAGCTCCGTTTCAAAGGTTGAAATGGAGCTTTTTATTGAATCATTTTGTGTATTATGAATTCAGTATATATTTTATTCTAGGGTGTGGTGTTTTTTTATTTTCTCTCACGTGGAATAGAGTAAGGAGTAAGGTTTGCTCATCAATCACATCTATTGTAGAGTATTTTTCAATTTGCTGAGCAGTCAGTTTATTTTGGGTTAGGAAGCTTTCATCATGAATGATTTTTTGTACTAGCTGTTTTTTCTCTTTCTTACTCATCTTATCTTGCCAAAAACCATGAGGACGTAAGGTGTAATTATCATAATAATCATCTCGTAGAAGAGGAAAAATATCAATACCTTTGGTTGTTAAGAATTCTTGCAATACAGCAAATAAGTCTTCCAATTGGTACCCAAAACGAGGGAAATTCTTTGCTGAATAGAAATTGTAAAGTTCTTCAAAGAATTCAAAGTATCTATTTGGATAGAAGTTTTCAAAAACAAAAGTGAGTGAGCGATCAAATCTGCCACTATTCCAATATCTGTCTAAGGCTTCTTCTGCATTATGAATTAGCGTAATCTCTTCGGCAGAGATAGAATCACTGTATTCTATTTCATAAGGAGGTAGCTCGTCATACTTATAGCCGTACTTAGCTGCATTTCTGCGTAGGTTTGTACCTCTCAACATCTTCAGAAAGCCAAGCTGAACTTCTTTAGCTCCTAAAGCAAAAACATCATTAAAAGATTTTTTGAAGCGTTCGTAAGTTTCAAAAGGCAATCCTGCAATGAGATCAAGGTGTAAGTCTATTTTCCCACCCTCCATTAGTAACTTGATGTTTTTGGATAAAAGATCAAAATCCTGTCGGCGTTTTACTTCCAGATTGGTTGGCTCGTAGGTAGATTGAATTCCTATCTCAAAGCGGAAATAATCTTTGGGTAGATTATTGTTTAAGAAAGCAATCTTCTCATCATCAAGTAAATCAGCATAGATTTCAAACTGACAGCTTAGATTGGGACGATAGTTTTCTATTAGGAAATTGAATACATTGTAGGTATGCGTTTTATTCAAGTTGAATGTTCTATCCAAAAACTTGATTAGCTTGGCATCACTTTGAATAAGGTAGGAGAGGTTATCATAAATATACTCTTTGGGGAAGTATCGAACTCCCTTTTCTAAGGAAGAAAGACAGTATTGGCATTGGTAGGGGCAGCCTCGTGAGGTTTCTAAATAAACTACTCTATTGATAAGAGCCTCCTTATCTTCCTCTAGTTGATAAGGAGAATCTAGTAATATCAACTTTTCAATATCTGCCTGTACTATTGTTCGACTGATGTGTCCGATATAAGATACTCCAGGAATATCAACCTCTCTAATACCCTGCTGTAGGGCCTCAAATAGCTGACCCGATACAAACTCTCCCTCACCACTTATTACATAATCAATCTCCCAGTTCTCTAAGAAGAACTCAGGTTCGTAGGTTACTTCTGGTCCACCTACAAAGATGATAAGCTCGGGCTTTTTTTCTTTTAGGAGTTGTATAAGAGTTTGAGTTTGCCTTACATTCCAGATAGAAACGCTCAAGCCTAGCACATCACAATCGGTTTCGATAAGTTGTTGTGCTACAGAGTTGATATTTTCTTTAATGACAAATTCAATATATGAAACATTAAATTTATCTTTATTAGCAACATAGAGCCATCTTAGGGCTAAGGAGGTATGTATATATTTTGCGTTGAGAGTAGATAGAACAAATTTCATGCTGCAAAAGTATACATTTAATAGTAAAAAGTCTACATTTAATAGTAAAAAGTCTACATTAGTAGGGCCGAATAATTAAGGTAAAAATATGGAATTAGAAAAAGTTTACCATTTCTTGACAGAAGTGGAGAAAAATAATAATAGAGATTGGTTTGCAGAAAATAAGGGTATGTATGAAGAAGCTCAATCTGTTTTTGAAGACTTTGTACAATTGGTAATCAATAGGATAGCTATATTTGATCCCGCTGTGATGGTAGTAGAACCCAAAGATTGTACATTTCGCATCTATCGAGATATACGTTTT is part of the Bacteroides coprosuis DSM 18011 genome and harbors:
- a CDS encoding hypothetical protein (KEGG: mar:MAE_46730 hypothetical protein~SPTR: Putative uncharacterized protein;~IMG reference gene:2504107092), with amino-acid sequence MSDLLNKLTGKQALQDRKLAKEIKKTAQHKIDEYVTHTENLNAELNSAIENLAQVKLSALQDTLAHFLSLLRDLQENNPEVYRQLLKEIELDDASMARLILMDMKVHDISEAPLNKVAIATVACIGVPAFVKGAVDTYAVATSGTTLSSLAGSTDIHSILSYLVGGGILSTATLAATGALAIVSAGLLASQHYSNKLSKATEFKIEVDEACEKMEQSWGTMGEIKNLVCKASAVLSAIHQESKKELNYFEPIIPDFEVEHHYHLQRFKDMARWIKMMGLLAKTPLFDNQMNINKETDELLNQTEESLGVVAF
- a CDS encoding 2,3-bisphosphoglycerate-dependent phosphoglycerate mutase (COGs: COG0588 Phosphoglycerate mutase 1~HAMAP: Phosphoglycerate mutase 1~InterPro IPR005952:IPR013078~KEGG: bfs:BF3091 phosphoglyceromutase~PFAM: Histidine phosphatase superfamily, clade-1~PRIAM: Bisphosphoglycerate mutase~SMART: Histidine phosphatase superfamily, clade-1~SPTR: Putative 2,3-bisphosphoglycerate-dependent phosphoglycerate mutase;~TIGRFAM: Phosphoglycerate mutase 1~IMG reference gene:2504107096~PFAM: Phosphoglycerate mutase family~TIGRFAM: phosphoglycerate mutase, BPG-dependent, family 1), with translation MKKIVLLRHGQSTWNKENKFTGWMNVDLSEQGVEEAKKAGKLLKEANFHFDKAYTSYLKRAIKTLNVTLDVMDQDWIPVEKSWRLNEKHYGALQGLNKSETAVKYGDEQVHIWRRSYDIAPAALEKNDDRSPFIDPRYQDVPSDYLPLTESLKETIERIMPYWECEIYPALKKCDQILVAAHGNSLRGIIKHLKGISDEAISELNLPTAVPYVFEFDDDLKLTKDYFLGDPEEIKKLMESVANQGKSK
- a CDS encoding hypothetical protein (KEGG: lby:Lbys_2826 hypothetical protein~SPTR: Putative uncharacterized protein;~IMG reference gene:2504107093), with the protein product MRIYSYKNILLSTIALSGIILSSCKPAQNTITKTYSQFSELDDPSKSSVEPWTSTPEGLNISYVSIDKKYYKSEEPKIGEYQTTHRITGWKGEKVSSQILLWSTQSVEEVEISISSFQSPHHNLPASIAELRFVRYVMTDEFGEGCGYRQPEDFAASLAPDMLDNITTMDIESNTVRPIWITVNIPHGTPAGLYSSSITIHSKDAKDKTLAFELEVTNETLPAPNKWTYHLDLWQHPAAVARVQDIELWSDAHFEALKPVMKMLADAGQKVITTTLNKDPWNNQCYDTYADMITWTKNEDDSWTYDYTIFDKWVSLMMELGINKMINCYSVVPWNNELHYQDAASGERVTIQANPGSDLFNKVWHHFFTDFKAHLAEKGWLKITNIAMDERTPKEMEATIEMLQKEAPELGISYADNQKSYKKYPFIKEISLAAGAKFEQEDIQKRKEEGLITTYYVCCSDAFPNTFTFSEPAEAVYAGWYALASGLDGFLRWAYNSWVENPLTDSRFRTWPAGDTYIVYPDARSSIRFERLIEGIQDVEKIKILQTKLKSNPSKKNNALLEELQQTLAAFTIHPEQDYVELLNKGKALLNRITKELDK
- a CDS encoding formate acetyltransferase (COGs: COG1882 Pyruvate-formate lyase~InterPro IPR005949:IPR004184:IPR001150~KEGG: str:Sterm_2718 formate acetyltransferase~PFAM: Pyruvate formate-lyase, PFL; Formate C-acetyltransferase glycine radical~PRIAM: Formate C-acetyltransferase~SPTR: Formate acetyltransferase;~TIGRFAM: Formate acetyltransferase~IMG reference gene:2504107094~PFAM: Glycine radical; Pyruvate formate lyase~TIGRFAM: formate acetyltransferase 1), with translation MNAYKGFKCGKWVDEIDVNNFILENYTEYTGNESFLAGPTEATTKLWSLLTEMFKEEKQRGVYDAETRIPSQIDSYGAGYLDKDLEKIVGVQTDKPLKRAIFPNGGLRMVKQSLEEYGYELDPQTEEVFTKYRKTHNDGVFAAYTASVRNARSNAIITGLPDAYGRGRIIGDYRRVALYGVDRLIQQRKDYFANTDPVELDEEKIRSREELTDQINALKALKRMAAAYGFDISKPAETAQEAIQWTYFAYLGAIKDQNGAAMSLGRTSTFLDIFIERDIQNGVITEEEAQEMMDHFIMKLRMVRFLRTPEYDELFSGDPVWVTESIGGMTKDGKSLVTKNSFRILHTLYNLGPSPEPNLTVLWSESLPENWKKYCAKVSIDTSSLQYENDDLMRAQLGQDYGIACCVSPMEIGKQMQFFGARANLPKALLYTINGGKDERTKAQVTPTTFEKVTGEYLDFDEVWTKFDKMLDWIAETYVKALNVIHYMHDKYSYEALEMALHDLDVHRTQAFGIAGISIVADSFAAMKYGRVRVVRDESGDAIDYVVEKEYVPYGNNDDNTDQFAVTIVKMFMDKIRSHKMYRNATPTQSVLTITSNVVYGKKTGNTPDGRRAGEPFGPGANPMHGRDTRGAVASLSSVAKLPFEDANDGISYTFAITPNTLGQNADEKKENLVNLMDGYFNQTGQHLNVNVFDRDLLIDAMEHPENYPQLTIRVSGYAVNFVKLTREQQLDVINRTITTKF
- a CDS encoding pyruvate formate-lyase activating enzyme (COGs: COG1180 Pyruvate-formate lyase-activating enzyme~InterPro IPR012838:IPR007197:IPR006638~KEGG: smf:Smon_0297 pyruvate formate-lyase activating enzyme~PFAM: Radical SAM~PRIAM: [Formate-C-acetyltransferase]-activating enzyme~SMART: Elongator protein 3/MiaB/NifB~SPTR: Pyruvate formate-lyase 1-activating enzyme;~TIGRFAM: Pyruvate formate-lyase activating~IMG reference gene:2504107095~PFAM: Radical SAM superfamily~TIGRFAM: pyruvate formate-lyase 1-activating enzyme); the encoded protein is MVKGLIHSFESFGTKDGPGIRFVLFLQGCPLRCLFCHNPDTWLGKDYKMELTVDEAFAEIQKVKGFIKKGGVTISGGEPLMQADFIYELFEKCKEAGIHTAVDTSGFIQTKRVKEVLELTDLVLLDVKHIDPDKYKALTSKPLQPTLDFLNYLDEINKSVWIRYVLIPGYTDAEDDLHNWCKEMVKHKNIQRIDLLPFHQMGQHKWEQMGLQYKLKDIVPPTNEQISKAEEIILSYNLPLALRA
- a CDS encoding hypothetical protein (KEGG: fnu:FN2117 hypothetical protein~SPTR: Phophatidylinositol-4-phosphate 5-kinase;~IMG reference gene:2504107091); this encodes MNQGLVIFSLVLLAAILLVLWLSQYKTVKEFYDTGEVRRIYRLKNNQKQGIEKVYYKSGELNKEKHWKHGVLIGKSVTYYRTGEKYIIDTYNSGNLVDTVILNTACNQAK